A region from the Haloarcula sp. CBA1127 genome encodes:
- a CDS encoding PQQ-binding-like beta-propeller repeat protein, translated as MGSQSQETEKVDQSGTKEGTATQTDLPAKEWTQSFPAPPTTQPLIRDGNVFVGCQDHNLYKIDLQTGQQEFAVDVGDEVGRGLTYAEGVIYGSSPAGVFGIDTETGEITFSTSEQITGFGINTPLVSQGRLYYSSGSRLTAFDIASGDRIWDKRTASWGGQPDLADGTLIVSDAGDTDTIPSEKSRIYGLDPTDGSVQWKTDITSDSLVSAVALSSDRTLSVFVGRYGLTAAFDTATGEERWRATVDRDGNVVGQPVVTQGLVIVPLGVMAFMRMMLHQAVVNGL; from the coding sequence ATGGGCAGTCAATCACAGGAAACAGAGAAAGTGGATCAATCAGGCACAAAAGAGGGCACGGCGACACAAACGGATCTACCAGCTAAAGAGTGGACCCAGTCGTTTCCGGCCCCACCAACAACCCAACCGTTGATTCGTGACGGGAACGTCTTCGTTGGATGTCAAGATCACAATCTATACAAGATTGACCTGCAGACTGGACAGCAAGAGTTCGCGGTAGATGTTGGAGATGAGGTCGGTAGAGGGCTCACATATGCTGAAGGAGTAATCTACGGCAGTAGTCCCGCTGGTGTCTTCGGCATTGACACTGAAACTGGTGAAATAACGTTTTCCACCAGCGAGCAAATAACTGGATTCGGTATCAATACGCCGCTTGTCTCCCAGGGCCGCTTATACTATTCATCGGGTTCCCGGCTTACTGCATTTGACATCGCATCCGGCGACCGTATATGGGACAAACGAACGGCTTCGTGGGGTGGTCAACCGGATTTAGCGGATGGCACGCTAATCGTGAGTGATGCGGGCGATACGGATACAATTCCAAGTGAAAAAAGTCGTATTTACGGGCTAGATCCAACAGATGGCTCTGTCCAATGGAAGACTGACATCACAAGCGATTCGCTGGTATCTGCTGTTGCACTCTCATCAGATCGTACTCTCTCGGTGTTTGTCGGTCGCTACGGACTTACTGCAGCGTTTGACACGGCAACTGGAGAAGAGCGCTGGCGGGCGACTGTTGACAGGGATGGCAATGTCGTTGGTCAACCAGTCGTCACCCAAGGACTTGTGATTGTGCCGCTCGGGGTAATGGCATTTATGCGTATGATGTTACATCAGGCAGTCGTCAATGGTCTATAA
- a CDS encoding PQQ-binding-like beta-propeller repeat protein yields MTSFTTQQDLDEGLIVCSPETAFVRLKKSDGSVQWRQSISGSGSTDQNISTRGAVSGSQVIVGGGTHLYALDINTGEVNWATEIPAQEPLHNTTTEIVTSDNVAICGYSYSLENGEDFAGLAGLNVESGEIKWNKTHDEIASTYDSWLGIQSLLPPIGDRVIVAGWNQAFWVNISTGKLEIRLWLTPDMNFNYLMTHSIQQMRENSTSGLSALAD; encoded by the coding sequence GTGACCTCATTTACGACCCAACAAGATCTCGATGAGGGATTGATTGTCTGTTCACCAGAAACGGCATTTGTCCGACTAAAGAAGAGTGATGGTAGTGTTCAATGGCGGCAATCGATCAGTGGATCCGGCTCAACTGATCAGAATATTTCCACTCGCGGCGCTGTGAGCGGGTCGCAAGTGATTGTTGGAGGGGGAACACATCTTTATGCTCTGGATATCAACACCGGAGAAGTCAACTGGGCGACCGAAATTCCAGCACAAGAACCGTTGCACAACACCACAACGGAAATCGTGACTTCAGATAATGTCGCGATTTGTGGATATAGTTATAGTCTGGAAAATGGGGAGGACTTCGCTGGTCTGGCGGGCCTCAATGTTGAATCGGGCGAAATCAAGTGGAACAAAACCCACGATGAGATTGCGTCCACGTATGATAGCTGGCTTGGAATTCAGTCGCTCTTGCCGCCGATTGGGGATCGGGTTATAGTCGCTGGCTGGAACCAGGCGTTCTGGGTTAACATCTCGACAGGTAAGTTGGAAATACGGCTCTGGCTGACGCCCGATATGAATTTCAACTATCTGATGACACACTCTATTCAACAGATGCGGGAAAACTCTACAAGTGGACTATCGGCTCTGGCGGACTAA
- a CDS encoding PQQ-binding-like beta-propeller repeat protein translates to MGSGGLTEEWMFEPLGRTTSAPAIGDDTAYVPADDTGIYAVSEGNQQWRFQADSTVQTQPAVGETGVWVAEDSLYWITKSSGQGVMKALDQIPYALSTTGNRCFLTGTDGTVCFQVRDL, encoded by the coding sequence ATCGGCTCTGGCGGACTAACAGAGGAATGGATGTTTGAACCACTTGGCAGAACGACTTCGGCACCGGCAATTGGGGATGATACGGCCTATGTTCCCGCAGATGATACCGGTATCTACGCCGTCTCTGAAGGGAATCAACAATGGCGGTTCCAAGCTGATAGTACGGTCCAAACCCAACCCGCTGTGGGTGAAACCGGCGTCTGGGTTGCCGAAGACTCGCTATACTGGATTACTAAATCAAGTGGTCAAGGTGTCATGAAAGCTCTTGACCAGATTCCATACGCACTCTCCACAACTGGAAATCGGTGCTTCCTAACTGGTACCGACGGAACCGTTTGTTTCCAGGTTCGTGACTTGTAA
- a CDS encoding PadR family transcriptional regulator yields the protein MHDLTAFQRDLLFVVAGKSKPAGVAIKDEIEEYYEKKIHYGRLYPNLDTLIDKGLVEKEKKDGRTNGYIITNRGRRELQARCDWENKFYN from the coding sequence ATGCACGACCTGACAGCATTTCAACGAGACTTATTGTTCGTAGTTGCTGGGAAATCCAAACCCGCTGGTGTCGCAATCAAAGACGAAATTGAAGAATATTACGAGAAGAAGATTCATTACGGCCGACTTTATCCAAATCTGGATACACTCATCGACAAAGGTCTCGTCGAGAAAGAGAAGAAAGACGGACGGACGAATGGCTACATAATCACCAATCGTGGGCGTCGAGAGCTTCAAGCCCGGTGCGACTGGGAGAATAAGTTCTACAACTGA
- a CDS encoding transcription initiation factor IIB family protein, with protein MSSQTVQTALSTATPSCPECGGELDSSGRETNCKDCGLVTDQDRIDRRPSWRTYDQEEQQRTGAPRTVTRHDRGLSTNIGSVDSADISPRRRRRLARQRRLHGRSKFTSKRDRNLAHGLGEIRRIASALSESNAVKEQAATFFREAQDKDLLIGRSIEGGAAAAVYAACRCNGLVTMETVADVARCSDSHIWNCYRTFLTELDLPIPVSLPVDWVARICSDLPFDIAPDIRQRALELAEQATESTEINGRPDGIAAGALYLAGKESDIRLTQATICEPLDVHITTARQWFQEIEEHIVE; from the coding sequence ATGTCTTCACAAACTGTCCAGACAGCGTTGTCTACGGCTACGCCGAGCTGTCCCGAGTGTGGCGGCGAACTCGATAGCAGCGGGCGAGAAACGAACTGCAAGGACTGTGGCCTGGTGACCGACCAAGACCGGATCGACCGCAGGCCATCGTGGCGGACGTACGATCAGGAGGAACAGCAGCGGACGGGCGCACCTCGGACGGTCACTCGCCACGACCGAGGCCTGTCGACGAACATCGGAAGCGTCGATAGTGCAGACATCTCTCCGAGACGGCGTCGACGGCTTGCTCGTCAGCGACGACTCCACGGCCGGTCGAAGTTCACCAGCAAGCGCGACCGGAATCTTGCTCACGGGCTTGGTGAAATCCGACGCATCGCGAGTGCGCTGTCTGAGAGCAATGCGGTGAAAGAGCAGGCAGCCACGTTCTTCAGGGAAGCCCAAGACAAGGACCTCCTGATCGGACGGTCGATTGAGGGCGGTGCAGCGGCCGCTGTATACGCTGCCTGCCGATGCAATGGCCTCGTGACGATGGAGACGGTAGCCGACGTTGCCCGGTGTTCAGACTCCCACATATGGAACTGCTACCGAACGTTCCTGACAGAACTTGACCTTCCGATCCCAGTATCGCTCCCGGTGGACTGGGTGGCGCGGATTTGTTCGGACCTTCCATTCGACATTGCGCCGGATATTCGCCAGCGAGCGCTCGAACTCGCAGAGCAGGCGACCGAGTCCACCGAGATCAACGGGCGACCAGACGGTATCGCAGCCGGCGCTCTGTACCTCGCCGGGAAAGAGTCAGACATCCGGCTCACGCAGGCGACGATCTGCGAGCCACTGGATGTGCATATTACGACGGCCCGGCAGTGGTTCCAGGAGATCGAGGAGCATATCGTTGAATGA
- a CDS encoding PH domain-containing protein — protein sequence MSQQDQQTSNESNQSTTTGQSDDHEKVILETNPTTKPTLIRLAVVLLLSLGVVGYLQLNPEALGSPDITNTAALVVLLLGLVLTVRFLVRTIILVRTTYTVTSSRVEQEYELLFRTHSKGIRFDKLRSHELNQNRIQSTLGYGTISMNRGLGPLRLENVDEPEAVYETIRTCAK from the coding sequence ATGTCACAACAAGACCAACAGACATCGAATGAATCGAATCAGTCGACTACCACAGGCCAATCAGATGATCACGAAAAAGTCATTCTCGAAACCAATCCGACGACCAAGCCAACGTTGATTCGACTGGCCGTCGTCTTACTCCTCAGTCTGGGTGTGGTTGGGTACCTCCAACTCAATCCAGAGGCACTTGGATCGCCAGATATCACAAATACGGCAGCACTCGTTGTCCTGTTGCTCGGACTTGTATTGACAGTCCGGTTTCTGGTCCGAACTATTATTCTCGTTAGGACAACCTATACTGTTACGAGCAGTCGCGTTGAACAAGAGTACGAGCTCCTGTTCCGTACCCACTCAAAGGGGATCCGATTCGATAAACTCCGGAGTCACGAACTGAACCAGAACCGTATCCAGTCGACCCTGGGGTACGGGACAATCTCGATGAACCGTGGGCTGGGTCCGCTTCGATTAGAGAACGTCGACGAGCCTGAGGCCGTCTACGAAACCATTAGAACGTGTGCCAAGTAA
- a CDS encoding N-6 DNA methylase, translating to MPLWWLREHGSPQIDVDEIVATLEEIRQRGHSAHTVFRDWVNLVLFALQDRDDPYLEIVDDYRERGDMAHPEGQRSVDPFAKAFGQLQERMAATDADVLGAVYEAYGMSSDAFGQHFTPHSVCETMAGIAGVGDESDSEDRETVCDPACGSGRTLLVAGRKQPDALFVGQDKDPLCARMTALNCCFLNLGAYVIQGDSLTVEFQRAWQTSYSSLGGSVRELDDEEVEELHEWVTDAFENTVEAENQPSPTQRTDTGAEDQASPVATSVPSEQASLDAFEGSD from the coding sequence GTGCCTCTCTGGTGGCTGAGAGAGCATGGCTCGCCACAGATCGACGTCGACGAGATTGTTGCAACGCTTGAGGAAATTCGCCAGCGCGGGCACAGCGCGCACACGGTCTTCCGAGACTGGGTCAACCTCGTGCTGTTCGCACTGCAGGACCGAGACGACCCGTATCTGGAGATCGTTGACGACTATCGCGAGCGCGGCGATATGGCCCATCCAGAAGGACAGCGGTCGGTCGACCCCTTCGCCAAGGCGTTCGGCCAGCTCCAAGAACGGATGGCGGCCACTGACGCTGACGTTCTGGGTGCTGTCTACGAGGCGTATGGAATGTCCAGCGATGCGTTCGGCCAACACTTCACGCCCCACTCTGTTTGCGAGACAATGGCTGGAATCGCCGGCGTCGGAGACGAGAGCGATAGCGAGGACCGGGAGACGGTTTGTGACCCAGCCTGTGGGAGCGGTCGGACGCTACTGGTCGCCGGTCGAAAGCAGCCAGACGCGCTGTTTGTCGGGCAAGACAAGGACCCACTGTGTGCCCGAATGACGGCGCTGAACTGCTGTTTCCTGAATCTGGGTGCCTACGTTATCCAGGGCGACTCACTGACTGTTGAGTTCCAGCGAGCGTGGCAGACCTCGTACTCTTCGCTGGGTGGGAGCGTTCGCGAGCTAGACGACGAGGAGGTCGAAGAGCTTCACGAGTGGGTGACCGACGCCTTCGAGAATACGGTCGAGGCGGAGAACCAGCCCAGTCCAACGCAGAGGACAGACACGGGCGCGGAAGACCAAGCATCTCCTGTTGCGACGTCTGTCCCAAGTGAGCAGGCCAGTCTGGATGCGTTCGAGGGCAGCGATTGA